One Beggiatoa leptomitoformis DNA segment encodes these proteins:
- a CDS encoding cyclic nucleotide-binding/CBS domain-containing protein, translating into MVASGRTPHTVGDIMIANLVSIDGSTVVEEAMHLMRKHHISSLIVKPDANGNWGIMTQKDVLTKIIHANRSPASVKVSEVTTKPLQMVPVDTSLHDCVSIMTDNNIRRVVVEKDGAPIGIVSDTDVFRTVEEFGWIPE; encoded by the coding sequence ATGGTTGCTTCTGGACGCACACCCCATACCGTTGGCGACATCATGATTGCTAACTTAGTGTCTATTGACGGTAGCACGGTTGTTGAAGAAGCGATGCACTTAATGCGTAAACATCACATCAGTAGCTTAATTGTTAAGCCTGATGCGAATGGCAACTGGGGCATTATGACGCAAAAAGACGTGTTGACAAAAATCATTCACGCCAATCGTTCCCCTGCCAGCGTTAAAGTGTCTGAAGTCACCACCAAGCCGTTGCAAATGGTGCCTGTAGATACGTCTTTACATGATTGTGTTAGCATCATGACTGACAATAATATTCGTCGCGTTGTGGTTGAAAAAGACGGCGCGCCGATTGGGATTGTTAGCGATACTGATGTATTCCGCACCGTTGAAGAATTCGGTTGGATTCCAGAATAA
- a CDS encoding DUF2333 family protein: MTDSVPTTEKIGWFQWFLNWGYIGRGIGVLCFIIILLFILSIFWSTEPAPFDVEAVAKEYATNHKETIVTGYISTYTLMEIARRGLLDKAGGYLSNDKLPPSVFMDNIPNWEFGVLQQVRDFSQVMRNNFSRSRTGGQENAELATAQPKFNVDNMSWMFPAAESEYRSGINALDKYLHKLTDAKKSEQFSARADSLRLWLDTVTLRLGNLSQRLSSSVGESRLNIELAGDPKGQSTAPQLASSKEKTPWVEIDDVFFEARGTSWALIHLLKAIEFDFKDILESKNATPLLRQAIKELEATQKSVWSPMILNGSEFGLFANHSLVMSSYISRAQAIISELRELMPQG, translated from the coding sequence ATGACGGATTCAGTGCCTACTACAGAGAAAATAGGGTGGTTTCAGTGGTTTTTAAACTGGGGATATATTGGGCGGGGTATAGGGGTTTTATGCTTTATTATCATTTTGCTTTTTATCCTGAGTATTTTTTGGAGTACAGAACCTGCGCCTTTTGATGTAGAAGCCGTTGCAAAAGAATACGCAACTAATCATAAGGAAACGATTGTAACGGGCTATATTAGCACTTATACCCTAATGGAAATTGCACGGCGTGGGCTATTAGACAAGGCAGGGGGTTATTTAAGTAACGACAAATTACCGCCTAGCGTGTTCATGGATAATATCCCTAATTGGGAATTTGGTGTATTACAACAAGTTCGTGATTTTAGCCAAGTTATGCGAAATAATTTTAGTCGCTCACGCACAGGTGGGCAAGAAAATGCAGAATTAGCCACTGCACAACCAAAGTTTAACGTCGATAATATGTCGTGGATGTTTCCAGCAGCAGAGAGTGAATATCGCTCAGGAATTAACGCATTAGATAAATATCTGCACAAACTCACCGATGCAAAAAAATCCGAGCAATTCTCTGCACGGGCGGATAGTTTGCGACTATGGTTAGATACAGTGACATTACGCTTGGGTAATTTATCGCAACGCCTAAGCTCTAGTGTGGGCGAGTCCCGCTTAAATATTGAACTCGCAGGCGACCCAAAAGGACAAAGCACAGCACCACAACTTGCTAGTTCAAAAGAAAAAACGCCTTGGGTGGAAATTGACGATGTATTCTTTGAAGCACGTGGCACAAGTTGGGCATTGATTCATTTGTTAAAAGCCATAGAATTTGATTTTAAAGATATTTTAGAATCAAAAAATGCAACGCCTCTGTTGCGTCAAGCAATAAAAGAGCTAGAAGCCACTCAAAAATCTGTTTGGAGTCCTATGATTTTAAATGGTTCTGAGTTTGGCTTGTTTGCGAATCATTCTCTGGTCATGTCTTCTTATATTTCCAGAGCGCAAGCGATTATCAGCGAACTGCGGGAATTAATGCCCCAAGGTTAA
- the der gene encoding ribosome biogenesis GTPase Der → MLPTIAIVGRPNVGKSTLFNVLTKSRDALVAEQAGLTRDRKIGRGKIGSMPYLLVDTGGLTDASDGIATRITQQALQAIQEADRVLFVVDGREGLTAIDEMIAQKLRGFNTPIHLVINKTEGMQSELVNVDFHRLGFNPVHSISASHQRGVEALMESVLEDFSPDEEADEDAEAAGIKIAIVGRPNVGKSTLVNRILGYERVIAYDQPGTTRDSIFIPFERDGQKYTLIDTAGVRRRAKIADVIEKYSVLKALQAVEAAHVVIMIIDAREGMTDQDANLLGNVLDSGRALIIAVNKWDGLTQSEREQVRYNLSRKLHFIDFAEIHFISALHGTGVGHLYKSVDIAWTAAHKHVSTPLLNDVLKDALTRNPPPLSHGRRIKMRYIHQGGQHPPLFVIHGSQVESVPDAYRRYLIHFFRDTFDLQGTPIKIEFKQGENPYQGRKNPLTAHQAKKRQRLMRFVRRSK, encoded by the coding sequence ATGCTACCAACCATTGCCATTGTGGGTCGTCCTAATGTCGGTAAATCCACGTTGTTCAACGTCTTAACCAAAAGCCGTGATGCGCTTGTGGCTGAACAAGCGGGCTTGACCCGTGACCGTAAAATAGGACGCGGTAAAATCGGTAGTATGCCGTATTTACTGGTTGATACGGGTGGTTTGACAGATGCCAGTGATGGCATTGCGACACGCATTACACAACAGGCGTTGCAAGCAATCCAAGAAGCAGACAGGGTATTATTTGTAGTGGATGGGCGAGAGGGTTTAACCGCTATTGATGAGATGATTGCACAAAAATTGCGCGGTTTTAATACGCCAATTCATCTCGTTATTAATAAAACTGAGGGGATGCAATCTGAACTTGTTAATGTCGATTTTCATCGCTTAGGGTTTAATCCTGTTCATAGCATTTCAGCCAGTCATCAGCGCGGCGTAGAGGCTCTGATGGAGTCAGTGTTGGAGGATTTTTCCCCAGATGAGGAAGCGGATGAGGATGCGGAAGCGGCGGGTATTAAAATTGCGATTGTTGGTCGTCCTAATGTAGGAAAATCAACACTGGTTAATCGGATTTTAGGGTATGAGCGCGTTATTGCTTATGACCAACCGGGAACAACTCGTGATAGCATTTTTATTCCATTTGAACGGGATGGGCAAAAATATACGTTGATTGACACAGCAGGTGTCAGAAGACGCGCAAAAATTGCAGATGTTATTGAAAAGTATAGCGTATTAAAAGCATTGCAAGCCGTAGAAGCCGCGCACGTTGTCATTATGATTATCGATGCACGTGAGGGAATGACCGACCAAGACGCGAACTTATTAGGAAACGTGTTAGACAGCGGGCGAGCATTGATTATTGCCGTGAATAAATGGGATGGTTTAACGCAATCTGAACGTGAGCAAGTGCGTTATAATCTGAGTCGCAAATTACATTTTATTGATTTTGCAGAAATTCATTTTATTTCCGCTTTGCATGGTACGGGTGTTGGGCATTTGTATAAATCGGTCGATATTGCATGGACGGCTGCTCATAAACATGTAAGTACGCCTTTGCTAAATGACGTTTTAAAAGATGCGCTTACACGTAATCCCCCGCCTTTATCTCACGGCAGACGGATTAAAATGCGTTATATTCATCAAGGGGGACAACATCCGCCTTTGTTCGTCATTCATGGTTCGCAAGTAGAATCCGTTCCTGATGCATATAGACGGTATTTAATTCATTTCTTTCGGGATACCTTTGATTTACAAGGAACACCTATTAAGATTGAATTTAAACAAGGTGAAAATCCGTATCAAGGACGCAAGAATCCATTAACGGCACATCAAGCGAAAAAAAGACAGCGATTAATGCGTTTTGTCCGTCGGAGTAAGTAG
- a CDS encoding AAA family ATPase: MITVIGNLKGGSGKSTITFNLALWLLQAGNSVITYDLDPQCTLSDAIQVRREEAHEPALTVSTRYAKLEKEDHNAEILVDVSAANMVGMKKALSMANRIIIPVCPSQADLWSTQRFLLIIASLINTNRPPPAVIAFINRADTNTAIRETEETESALCTLQGISVLKKRLCQRTVYRRSFSEGLAVYELEPHSKGAQEFEAFAQTITKTH; the protein is encoded by the coding sequence ATGATAACCGTCATCGGCAACTTAAAAGGTGGTTCAGGAAAAAGCACGATTACGTTTAATCTTGCATTGTGGTTATTACAAGCGGGTAACTCGGTGATTACTTACGATTTAGACCCACAATGTACTTTGAGTGATGCGATACAAGTGCGTAGAGAAGAAGCACATGAACCTGCACTGACTGTCAGCACACGTTATGCCAAACTCGAAAAAGAAGACCATAACGCAGAAATTCTTGTGGATGTTAGCGCGGCCAACATGGTCGGCATGAAAAAAGCGTTATCGATGGCTAATCGCATCATTATTCCTGTTTGTCCAAGTCAAGCAGATTTATGGTCAACACAACGATTTCTCCTCATTATTGCAAGCCTTATCAATACTAACCGCCCCCCACCTGCCGTTATTGCCTTTATTAATCGGGCAGATACAAATACAGCTATTCGTGAAACAGAAGAAACAGAAAGTGCATTGTGTACTTTGCAAGGGATTAGTGTTTTAAAAAAACGCTTATGTCAACGCACGGTTTATCGTCGTTCTTTTAGCGAAGGTTTAGCCGTTTATGAATTAGAACCCCATTCCAAAGGTGCGCAAGAATTTGAAGCCTTCGCACAAACCATTACTAAAACACATTGA